CTCTTGGGTCGCAATCCGTTCCTCCGAAATCTTTCGATCACCGGTCAACACCCTGTCGCGAGCCTCACCATTCAGGAAACAAAACTTGCGTTCAGCCGGCAGTTCATCCACATAGAGGATGAGTATGCGTTCCCCCATGAATTCGCGCACCTCCCGTTGCGGAATCCACTCACACAAATCGAGTGCTTGATTACGGCGATCCGTAAACCGCTTGCCCAATGCCGCCACCTGTTCCTCGGCCTCCGGACGCCAGCCCGTGATCCGGTACTGTCGCTGGGGTTGCTGCTCTTCCTTAATTCCGAGCAAGAGGATGCCGCCCCGGGCGTTGAGAAAGGCCATTACGGATTGCGCAATTTGCGTCCATTCTCCGCGCGTGGACGGGACAGGTTTGATCTCAATGGTTTCCGTTTCCAGTTCCTCGAACCGGTTCAGGCGGATCAGCTCTTCCAGTCTTTGCAACAGGCGGTCAACGGTTTTCATGGTCGCGTTGTCAGTATGCCTCGCAGTACGCTGACATGCAATCTCTTCTTAACCGCAAGTGTGAAATCTCCGTCCGCAAAACCTGCGTTGAACTCCGCTCACATCTGAGGCAAGTTACGGTCATGGCAAGCGTCAATGAATGGGAAGATCGGTATTTGTCCGGCGATTTGCGCTGGGATAAAGGGGAGCCGTCGCCGGGGCTGGTGGATTTCCTCGCGGCGCAGCCGCAGCTTGCGCGCGGGGCGGTGCTGGTGCCCGGTTGCGGCACGGGGCACGACGCGCGCGCCTGGGCCAAAGCCGGGTTTGACGTGCAGGGCTACGATATTGCGCCGTCTGCCATCCGGCTGGCGGAGGAGCGCACCCGCGCTACCGGACTTTCAATCACATTTGCCCTGGGCGACTTCCTCACGGACCCGCCGCCCCGCCCGTTCGACTGGGTCTTTGAGCACACGCTGTTCTGCGCCATCCAGCCGGAGCGCCGCGCGGATTACGTGCGCGCCGTCTTGCGCTGGCTGAAGCCCGGCGGGCAATTCCTGGCGGTGCATTATATCATCCCGGACACTGACGGCCCGCCGTTTGGCACCACCCGCGAGGAAGTGCTCCGGTGGTTTTCCCCGCACTTGACGCTGCGGGAAGATTGGGTGCCGCGCTCGTACGCCAACCGCGTGGGGCTCGAACGCATTTTCTGGTGGACACGCCCGACGTGCTGACGCGCTGACGCCCCTCACCTTTCGCGCTTGTTTCAAACCCGGCTTTGCCGCACACTGCGCGCGATGAATAAGGCTTTTTACATCACGACCGCCATTGATTATGTCAACGGCCACCCGCATCTGGGGCACGCGTATGAAAAGGTGATCACCGACGTGATCGCCCGGGGACGCCGCGCGCTGGGCGAAGAGACGTACTTCCTCACCGGCCTGGATGAGCACGGGCAGAAGGTGCAGCAGGCCGCGCAGGCCGCCGGCAAAGCGCCGCAAGCCTATTGCGACGAACTCGCCGCCGCCTGGCAATCGTTCGCCGCCAAGCTGAACCTCACCAACAACGAATTCATCCGCACCACCCAGCCGCGCCACAAACAAATCGTGCAGGCCATCCTCAGCAAACTGCACGATCAAGGCGATTTCTACAAAGCGGAGTATCGCGGCTTCTATTCCACCAAGGAAGAAACCTTCCTGACCGAGAAGGATCGCCGTCCAGACGGCACGTTTGATCCTGTCTATGGCGACGTCGTCGAACTGGTGGAGTTCAATTGGTACTTCCGCCTCGGCCAACACCAGCAATGGTTGATGAACCACATCGAGCAGAACCCGGACTTCATCGCGCCCACCTCCCGCCGCAACGAAGTGCTGGGCTTCCTGCGCAACGAAACCCTGGGCGACCTTTGCATCAGCCGCCCCGCCGCCCGCTTGAGCTGGGGCATTCCCCTGCCCTTTGATCCCGAATACGTCACCTACGTCTGGTTCGACGCCCTCAGCAATTACGCCACCCTGCCCGGCGCGCTGGGCGATCCCGCCGTCTGCGAACCGCTCGGGCTGAAACCGGAGGATGCACTCAACAATACTTTCCCATCTGATCAAATACCTCCTAAAGAGACGATACTGAGGTTACCAAAACCCCGATGGCCGGGGGACACCGGCGTCACCGCACCCGCGCCGCACCTGTGGCCGGCGGACATTCACGTCATCGGCAAAGACATCGTGAAGTTCCACACCGTCTATTGGCCGATCATGCTCAAGGCCATGGGCCTGCCGCTGCCCAAGCAAGTGCTAGTACACGGCTGGTGGCAGAAGGACAACCAGAAAATGAGCAAGTCCTCCGGCAACGTCGTGGACCCGGTGGCCGTCATTGACGACTGGGGCGTGGACCCCTTCCGCTTCTACGTCGT
Above is a genomic segment from Verrucomicrobiota bacterium containing:
- a CDS encoding methyltransferase domain-containing protein, yielding MASVNEWEDRYLSGDLRWDKGEPSPGLVDFLAAQPQLARGAVLVPGCGTGHDARAWAKAGFDVQGYDIAPSAIRLAEERTRATGLSITFALGDFLTDPPPRPFDWVFEHTLFCAIQPERRADYVRAVLRWLKPGGQFLAVHYIIPDTDGPPFGTTREEVLRWFSPHLTLREDWVPRSYANRVGLERIFWWTRPTC
- a CDS encoding class I tRNA ligase family protein, whose translation is MNKAFYITTAIDYVNGHPHLGHAYEKVITDVIARGRRALGEETYFLTGLDEHGQKVQQAAQAAGKAPQAYCDELAAAWQSFAAKLNLTNNEFIRTTQPRHKQIVQAILSKLHDQGDFYKAEYRGFYSTKEETFLTEKDRRPDGTFDPVYGDVVELVEFNWYFRLGQHQQWLMNHIEQNPDFIAPTSRRNEVLGFLRNETLGDLCISRPAARLSWGIPLPFDPEYVTYVWFDALSNYATLPGALGDPAVCEPLGLKPEDALNNTFPSDQIPPKETILRLPKPRWPGDTGVTAPAPHLWPADIHVIGKDIVKFHTVYWPIMLKAMGLPLPKQVLVHGWWQKDNQKMSKSSGNVVDPVAVIDDWGVDPFRFYVVRELAIGPDGNWTDAGFASRYASELANGLGNLVNRSLSMLKRYRQGVVPARHDELAAISQETLTAVMAQLRDSDLQEALITIWKLVTRANQYVDQTAPFKLAKDPAQAQRLDEVLYNLVETCRVLAVLLTPFLPGTATKIYAQLALPGEPRLLTEASWGGIQPGHTIGEVQALFPRRDQPAK